A single window of Alosa alosa isolate M-15738 ecotype Scorff River chromosome 11, AALO_Geno_1.1, whole genome shotgun sequence DNA harbors:
- the LOC125302987 gene encoding troponin I, fast skeletal muscle-like, with product MSDKKMTSSRKNHLKSVMLQIASTRLEEEVAEIAKAKEAYLEENCPSLSLPGSVEELQKLIKDIHGKIDKVDEERYDADAKVTKGQKEIDDLKIKVTEIKGMKKPALKKVRLSADQMLQALLGSKHKVTMDLRSNLKQVKKEVKQESAEVGDWRQNVEDKKDRKKMFEGAEA from the exons ATGTCCGA CAAAAAGATGACATCGAGTCGCAAGAATCATCTGAAG AGCGTAATGCTTCAGATTGCTTCAACACGACTTGAAGAAGAGGTAGCTGAGATTGCAAAGGCAAAGGAGGCCTACCTGGAGGAGAATTGCCCTTCCCTTAGTCTACCTGGCAGTGTTGAGGAACTTCAG AAACTGATCAAAGATATCCACGGCAAGATTGACAAAGTGGATGAGGAGAGATACGACGCAGATGCCAAAGTGACAAAGGGACAAAAGGAG ATAGACGACCTCAAGATCAAGGTAACAGAGATAAAGGGCATGAAGAAGCCAGCTCTGAAGAAAGTACGTTTGTCTGCCGATCAGATGCTTCAGGCTCTGCTGGGCTCCAAGCACAAGGTTACCATGGACTTGAGGTCCAACCTGAAGCAGGTGAAGAAGGAGGTCAAGCAGGAG AGTGCAGAGGTTGGTGATTGGCGCCAGAACGTTGAGGACAAGAAGGACAGAAAGAAGATGTTTGAGGGCGCTGAGGCGTAA
- the LOC125303691 gene encoding uncharacterized protein LOC125303691 isoform X2, whose translation MEALDKWNKDFIALRLLDKKINSKQNGRTGMIVKRLNSFKAHNRLHSQPITRSECVTGSCPNLIMSRNEHADPRPLPVALTPQLPPRSHRPLCLSVSSDSNGRFKALETQEWKNNLKAQMEQAHSAGAASSTGSLERASLFCASGSTTTSSSGLSSPVETLTKSKSSSRFSLFSPPWNSSSESDSNPPSRSGSKKLRNYSRRGVMASGGCIGKAPDAPEAKHGGGCPEHFQYSEPVISKVTDYIYVGNLNAAYSGRTLCRNNIDSIIDMSNLPGEASLSLIPCTCSRGTKHSWSRLKVDIGELPESAPESPAFKPRCFEDINECIDASTEKRKRVLVHCRDGFSLAPTCIIQYLMVRQNMRLIAAYELLRAKHPLNIRESHQNVLVSLERALRPGGNMEPEGFKQAISRKVAWT comes from the exons ATGGAAGCCCTTGACAAATGGAACAAAGACTTCATAGCGCTTAGGCTGTTGGATAAGAAAATAAACTCCAAACAAAATGGCAGGACAG GCATGATCGTTAAACGTCTCAATTCATTCAAAGCACACAATCGTTTACATTCCCAGCCCATCACCCGTTCAGAATGTGTTACAG GCTCCTGCCCAAACCTGATCATGAGTAGGAACGAGCACGCGGACCCCAGGCCTCTCCCAGTGGCACTGACCCCTCAGCTGCCCCCTCGGTCCCACAgacccctctgtctgtctgtctcctccgACAGCAATGGCCGCTTCAAAGCCCTCGAGACCCAGGAGTGGAAGAACAACCTCAAAGCTCAG ATGGAGCAGGCCCACAGTGCAGGTGCCGCCAGCAGCACGGGCTCCCTGGAGAGGGCGTCTCTCTTCTGCGCCTCGGGCTCCACCACTACCTCCAGCTCGGGCTTGTCCAGCCCTGTGGAGACCCTCACCAAGAGCAAGTCGTCCAGCCGCTTCTCACTCTTCTCCCCACCCTGGAACAGCAGCTCCGAGTCCGACTCCAACCCACCTTCGCGCTCCGGTTCCAAGAAGCTACGCAACTACAGCCGGCGAGGGGTGATGGCATCTGGCGGCTGTATTGGCAAGGCGCCCGACGCGCCTGAGGCCAAGCACGGCGGCGGCTGCCCTGAGCACTTCCAGTACTCAGAGCCGGTGATCTCCAAGGTGACGGACTATATCTACGTGGGCAACCTGAACGCGGCATACAGCGGGCGCACGCTCTGCCGCAACAACATCGACAGCATCATCGACATGAGCAACCTGCCCGGCGAGGCCAGTCTCAGCCTCATCCCGTGCACGTGCTCGCGTGGCACCAAGCACAGCTGGTCCCGGCTCAAGGTGGACATCGGCGAGCTGCCCGAGTCGGCACCGGAGAGCCCCGCGTTCAAGCCGCGCTGCTTTGAGGACATCAACGAGTGCATCGACGCCTCCACGGAGAAGCGCAAGCGCGTGCTGGTGCACTGCCGTGACGGATTCTCCCTGGCGCCCACCTGTATCATCCAGTACCTGATGGTTCGGCAGAACATGCGGCTCATCGCCGCATATGAGCTGCTGAGGGCCAAGCACCCGCTTAACATCCGGGAGAGCCACCAGAACGTGCTGGTCAGCCTGGAGAGAGCCCTCCGGCCGGGGGGCAATATGGAACCCGAGGGCTTTAAACAAGCCATCTCTCGGAAGGTTGCCTGGACCTGA
- the LOC125303691 gene encoding uncharacterized protein LOC125303691 isoform X1: protein MEALDKWNKDFIALRLLDKKINSKQNGRTGSMIVKRLNSFKAHNRLHSQPITRSECVTGSCPNLIMSRNEHADPRPLPVALTPQLPPRSHRPLCLSVSSDSNGRFKALETQEWKNNLKAQMEQAHSAGAASSTGSLERASLFCASGSTTTSSSGLSSPVETLTKSKSSSRFSLFSPPWNSSSESDSNPPSRSGSKKLRNYSRRGVMASGGCIGKAPDAPEAKHGGGCPEHFQYSEPVISKVTDYIYVGNLNAAYSGRTLCRNNIDSIIDMSNLPGEASLSLIPCTCSRGTKHSWSRLKVDIGELPESAPESPAFKPRCFEDINECIDASTEKRKRVLVHCRDGFSLAPTCIIQYLMVRQNMRLIAAYELLRAKHPLNIRESHQNVLVSLERALRPGGNMEPEGFKQAISRKVAWT, encoded by the exons ATGGAAGCCCTTGACAAATGGAACAAAGACTTCATAGCGCTTAGGCTGTTGGATAAGAAAATAAACTCCAAACAAAATGGCAGGACAGGTA GCATGATCGTTAAACGTCTCAATTCATTCAAAGCACACAATCGTTTACATTCCCAGCCCATCACCCGTTCAGAATGTGTTACAG GCTCCTGCCCAAACCTGATCATGAGTAGGAACGAGCACGCGGACCCCAGGCCTCTCCCAGTGGCACTGACCCCTCAGCTGCCCCCTCGGTCCCACAgacccctctgtctgtctgtctcctccgACAGCAATGGCCGCTTCAAAGCCCTCGAGACCCAGGAGTGGAAGAACAACCTCAAAGCTCAG ATGGAGCAGGCCCACAGTGCAGGTGCCGCCAGCAGCACGGGCTCCCTGGAGAGGGCGTCTCTCTTCTGCGCCTCGGGCTCCACCACTACCTCCAGCTCGGGCTTGTCCAGCCCTGTGGAGACCCTCACCAAGAGCAAGTCGTCCAGCCGCTTCTCACTCTTCTCCCCACCCTGGAACAGCAGCTCCGAGTCCGACTCCAACCCACCTTCGCGCTCCGGTTCCAAGAAGCTACGCAACTACAGCCGGCGAGGGGTGATGGCATCTGGCGGCTGTATTGGCAAGGCGCCCGACGCGCCTGAGGCCAAGCACGGCGGCGGCTGCCCTGAGCACTTCCAGTACTCAGAGCCGGTGATCTCCAAGGTGACGGACTATATCTACGTGGGCAACCTGAACGCGGCATACAGCGGGCGCACGCTCTGCCGCAACAACATCGACAGCATCATCGACATGAGCAACCTGCCCGGCGAGGCCAGTCTCAGCCTCATCCCGTGCACGTGCTCGCGTGGCACCAAGCACAGCTGGTCCCGGCTCAAGGTGGACATCGGCGAGCTGCCCGAGTCGGCACCGGAGAGCCCCGCGTTCAAGCCGCGCTGCTTTGAGGACATCAACGAGTGCATCGACGCCTCCACGGAGAAGCGCAAGCGCGTGCTGGTGCACTGCCGTGACGGATTCTCCCTGGCGCCCACCTGTATCATCCAGTACCTGATGGTTCGGCAGAACATGCGGCTCATCGCCGCATATGAGCTGCTGAGGGCCAAGCACCCGCTTAACATCCGGGAGAGCCACCAGAACGTGCTGGTCAGCCTGGAGAGAGCCCTCCGGCCGGGGGGCAATATGGAACCCGAGGGCTTTAAACAAGCCATCTCTCGGAAGGTTGCCTGGACCTGA
- the LOC125303805 gene encoding troponin I, fast skeletal muscle-like, with amino-acid sequence MTEKRMSMSRKHNLKSMMLQVAKDLLEAEGVQKVEERERYMEENVPPLVLPHSKDELQELCRELHTKIDIIDEERYILEHTANRVIDEVKDLNIKIVDLKGKFKKPPLKKVRMSADAMLQALLGSKHKVNLDLRANLKQVKKEVKEEPADVGDWRKNLEDKAGMGGRKKMFEGAN; translated from the exons ATGACAGA GAAAAGGATGTCTATGAGTCGGAAACACAACCTGAAG AGCATGATGCTCCAGGTTGCAAAAGATCTCCTTGAGGCGGAAGGGGTTCAgaaagtggaggagagggagcggTACATGGAGGAAAACGTCCCACCTCTCGTCCTGCCACACAGCAAAGATGAACTGCAG GAGCTGTGCCGAGAGCTGCACACAAAGATAGACATAATCGATGAGGAGAGATACATTTTAGAGCACACAGCAAATCGAGTTATCGATGAG GTTAAGGACTTAAACATTAAAATCGTGGACCTAAAAGGAAAGTTTAAGAAGCCACCTCTGAAGAAAGTACGTATGTCTGCAGATGCCATGCTTCAGGCTCTCTTGGGCTCCAAGCACAAGGTGAACTTGGACCTGAGAGCCAATCTGAAACAGGTGAAGAAGGAGGTCAAGGAAGAG CCTGCAGATGTTGGCGACTGGCGTAAGAACCTTGAGGACAAGGCTGGCATGGGTGGCAGGAAGAAAATGTTTGAGGGTGCTAATTAA
- the LOC125302986 gene encoding troponin I, fast skeletal muscle-like — protein sequence MADKKMTSSRKHHLKSLMLQIASDRIDKEVADLKVAKEAYLNEQCPEPSLPSDVEGLQKLIKELHSKIDKVDEERYDADAKATKGQKEIDDLKFKVTEMKGMKKPALKKVRMSADQMLQALLGSKHKVTMDLRSNLKQVKKEVKQESAEVGDWRQNVEDKKDRKKMFEGAEA from the exons atgGCCGA CAAAAAGATGACATCCAGCCGCAAGCATCATCTGAAG aGTCTGATGCTTCAAATCGCTTCAGATCGGATTGACAAAGAAGTGGCTGATTTGAAGGTTGCAAAAGAGGCCTACCTGAATGAGCAATGCCCAGAACCCTCATTGCCTAGTGATGTGGAGGGACTGCAG AAACTGATTAAAGAACTCCACAGCAAGATTGACAAAGTGGATGAGGAGAGATACGACGCAGATGCCAAAGCAACAAAGGGACAAAAAGAG ATTGATGACCTGAAGTTCAAAGTAACAGAGATGAAGGGCATGAAGAAGCCAGCTCTGAAGAAAGTACGTATGTCTGCAGATCAGATGCTTCAGGCTCTGCTGGGCTCCAAGCACAAGGTTACCATGGACTTGAGGTCCAACCTGAAGCAGGTGAAGAAGGAGGTCAAGCAGGAG AGTGCAGAGGTTGGTGACTGGCGCCAGAACGTTGAGGACAAGAAGGACAGAAAGAAGATGTTTGAGGGCGCTGAGGCATAA
- the LOC125303804 gene encoding troponin I, fast skeletal muscle-like, whose translation MSEKKMSSSRKYHLKSLMLSIAKGLLEAEVIRGEEEKRVYMSESCPSLSLPSGTQALQEFLRELHHKIDAIDEERYDLEVKVNKGVRDIDDLKIKVQDLKGKFKKPVLRKVRMSADQMLQALLGSKHKVNLDLRANLKQVKKEVKEEEKELRDVGDWRKNIEDKSGMDGRKKMFEGGEA comes from the exons ATGTCAGA AAAAAAGATGTCATCGAGTCGCAAATACCATCTGAAG AGCTTGATGCTCTCGATTGCCAAAGGCTTGCTGGAGGCAGAGGTgataagaggagaagaggagaagagggtgtACATGTCAGAAagctgtccttctctctccttgccCAGTGGTACACAAGCCTTACAG GAATTTTTGAGAGAGCTACATCATAAAATTGATGCCATTGATGAGGAGAGATATGACCTTGAAGTTAAAGTTAACAAAGGTGTCAGAGAT ATTGATGACCTCAAGATCAAGGTGCAAGACTTGAAGGGCAAGTTCAAGAAGCCAGTCCTAAGGAAAGTACGTATGTCTGCTGATCAGATGCTGCAGGCTCTGCTGGGATCCAAGCACAAGGTGAACTTAGACCTGAGAGCCAACCTGAAGCAAGTCAAAAAAGAAGTCAAAGAAGAG GAGAAGGAGTTGCGTGATGTTGGCGACTGGCGTAAGAATATTGAGGACAAGTCTGGCATGGATGGCAGGAAGAAAATGTTCGAGGGAGGCGAGGCATAA